The Gammaproteobacteria bacterium genome includes a region encoding these proteins:
- a CDS encoding arsenite methyltransferase has translation MSTCCESSSTDCTPTDEAQKQLEADKIRQQVRASYAEVARKDDADEACGEEASCCGVSEGPIGLFSTRFGYSEADVDAAPEGSDMGLGCGNPRAIASLQAGETVLDLGSGGGFDAFLAAREVGETGQVIGVDMTPDMLSKARNNAVKGGYPNTDFRLGEIEHLPVADQSVDVIISNCVINLSPNKPQVFREAFRVLKSGGRLAISDVVASIELPDEIKNDPILYSGCMAGASQVNLLEEMIKAAGFEQVRIAPKDNSKEFIKDWAPGRGVEEYVLSATIEAIKP, from the coding sequence ATGAGCACCTGTTGTGAATCCAGCAGCACCGACTGCACCCCCACCGACGAAGCACAAAAACAACTGGAAGCCGACAAAATCCGCCAACAGGTACGCGCCAGCTACGCCGAAGTGGCGCGCAAAGACGATGCCGATGAGGCTTGTGGTGAAGAAGCCAGTTGTTGCGGTGTCTCCGAAGGCCCTATTGGCCTCTTCTCCACCCGCTTTGGGTACTCCGAAGCCGATGTAGATGCCGCTCCCGAAGGCTCAGACATGGGTTTGGGTTGCGGCAACCCACGCGCCATCGCCTCGCTGCAAGCGGGTGAAACGGTGCTAGATCTTGGCTCAGGTGGTGGTTTTGATGCCTTTTTGGCCGCCCGTGAAGTGGGTGAAACAGGGCAGGTGATCGGCGTGGACATGACCCCCGACATGCTCAGCAAAGCGCGCAACAACGCCGTCAAAGGCGGCTATCCCAACACCGATTTTCGCCTCGGTGAGATCGAACATCTGCCCGTCGCCGATCAGAGCGTCGATGTAATCATCTCCAACTGCGTCATCAACCTCTCACCGAACAAACCACAGGTATTCCGTGAAGCCTTTCGGGTCTTAAAGTCCGGCGGACGTTTGGCCATCTCCGATGTGGTGGCCAGCATCGAGCTGCCCGATGAGATCAAAAATGACCCCATTCTCTACTCCGGCTGCATGGCCGGTGCGTCACAGGTCAATCTGCTGGAAGAGATGATCAAAGCGGCGGGATTTGAGCAGGTTCGCATCGCGCCCAAAGACAACTCCAAAGAGTTCATCAAGGATTGGGCACCCGGTCGAGGCGTAGAAGAGTACGTGCTTTCGGCTACCATTGAAGCGATAAAGCCTTAG
- a CDS encoding AAA family ATPase, whose protein sequence is MAKIEGFRVKNYRSLKEVRLGRLWKHDKDESLTPLTAVIGKNGSGKSSLFDAFGFLADCLKLGAEEACDARGRGGFNALRSQGETGAIEFEVTYRESEETQPITYKLNIDLDSSQRPVVKKETLGEVSKNQQGHWYKYFLVLTNGRGGVWIGGDNDSPDESQEGFDLSQFVKLLFSKNKTSDGWEKVELDDKRKLGVATFGSLKQHPRISAFRHFIEGWYLSYFSPNAARSLPLAGAQKHLNSHGDNLGNVVQFMEREHPQQFQSILDRIAKKIPGIEKIDTEKTSDGRLLLRFNNRGFVDPFYAQQMSDGTLKVFSYLLLLEDPTPPPFLCIEEPENGLYHKLLESLVQECRQHASDAGGSQIFITTHQPYLVDALVPEEVWILEKGSDGFSHIRRASSDPLVVNMVSEGLPLGGLWYSDYLEKD, encoded by the coding sequence ATGGCAAAAATAGAAGGGTTTCGCGTTAAAAATTACCGTTCACTCAAAGAGGTGAGGTTAGGCCGACTTTGGAAACATGATAAGGACGAATCTCTCACCCCACTCACTGCTGTTATCGGTAAAAATGGTTCCGGTAAAAGCTCACTTTTTGATGCGTTTGGGTTTCTGGCCGATTGTCTAAAGCTGGGCGCAGAAGAGGCTTGTGATGCCCGAGGTCGAGGTGGCTTTAATGCCTTGCGAAGCCAAGGCGAAACGGGAGCCATTGAGTTTGAAGTGACTTACCGAGAGAGTGAGGAAACCCAGCCCATTACCTATAAGCTTAATATTGACCTTGATTCATCACAGCGCCCCGTTGTGAAGAAAGAGACTCTTGGAGAGGTCTCTAAAAATCAACAGGGGCATTGGTATAAGTATTTTTTAGTATTAACGAATGGTAGAGGGGGAGTTTGGATAGGTGGGGATAATGATTCTCCTGATGAGTCCCAAGAAGGTTTTGATTTGAGTCAATTTGTGAAGTTATTGTTTTCTAAAAACAAAACTAGTGATGGTTGGGAAAAAGTTGAGCTGGATGACAAACGCAAGCTGGGTGTTGCCACCTTTGGTTCATTAAAACAGCACCCCCGAATCAGTGCCTTTCGCCACTTTATCGAAGGCTGGTATTTGAGCTACTTCAGCCCCAATGCCGCTCGCAGCTTGCCCCTTGCGGGAGCGCAAAAACACCTCAACAGCCACGGCGACAACCTAGGCAATGTGGTGCAGTTTATGGAGCGAGAACACCCACAACAGTTTCAATCCATCTTGGATCGCATCGCCAAAAAAATTCCTGGCATCGAAAAAATTGACACAGAAAAAACCAGCGATGGCCGTCTTCTACTGCGCTTTAATAACCGTGGTTTTGTTGACCCCTTTTACGCTCAGCAGATGTCCGACGGTACGTTAAAGGTATTTTCTTACCTGCTGCTGCTAGAAGACCCCACGCCCCCGCCTTTTCTGTGCATCGAAGAGCCAGAAAATGGCCTCTACCATAAGTTGCTTGAGTCCTTGGTGCAGGAGTGTCGTCAACACGCCAGTGATGCAGGTGGCTCGCAGATCTTTATCACTACCCATCAACCCTATTTGGTGGATGCTCTTGTCCCTGAGGAGGTGTGGATTCTGGAGAAGGGCAGTGATGGTTTTTCCCATATTCGCCGCGCCAGCAGCGATCCGCTGGTGGTGAACATGGTGAGTGAAGGTTTGCCTCTGGGCGGTCTTTGGTACAGCGATTATTTGGAAAAGGATTAG
- a CDS encoding cellulose binding domain-containing protein — MWLGAKRKLFTAAVLWVGLQATASAEVLLFDDFSGTALNSQLWDEATWHLGRTQFGNALTFAQEGTTDYLSMSLDTYNPNEPGASLYGAEIYSVASFPVDTGLEFEARVRSSVVTPGLVSSLFLYAQDSQGWADEIDVEVLSAQPSDSFLATSWNNWGDPNGSYNDGVFHAGTQLSLASYDYTAWQTYTIRWFSDRVEWYLNGTLVKQTDSPVPDLAMSIRSNFWAADSNWSQAYGPALMATSDSSLNQHYRYDLDYIKVSRINSSAVVDVPLNALEVSRVTTSSWSSGYCEKVTVQNPDSRSRDWTIDLLVNGTLSNAWSANVQMLEEGVLQAQGFGLTAGASTSFGYCIKKPVRQVSNSELIITRDVFADWGSGYCEKITVKNPNDILAIWTVSLPIEGVISTYWSSNMVQTGGQVEITGLTWNERLNPLSSTKVGFCAKR, encoded by the coding sequence ATGTGGTTAGGTGCTAAGCGTAAGCTGTTTACAGCAGCTGTTTTATGGGTGGGATTGCAGGCGACGGCTTCTGCGGAAGTCTTGTTGTTTGATGATTTTAGCGGTACGGCTCTCAATTCACAGCTCTGGGATGAGGCGACGTGGCATTTGGGACGAACTCAATTTGGCAATGCCTTGACCTTTGCTCAAGAAGGAACAACGGATTACCTTTCGATGTCGTTGGATACCTACAACCCCAATGAGCCTGGGGCGAGTTTGTATGGTGCTGAAATTTACAGTGTGGCGAGTTTTCCGGTTGATACCGGTCTGGAGTTTGAAGCGCGAGTACGCTCTTCAGTAGTGACCCCAGGGTTGGTTTCTTCTCTGTTTTTATACGCGCAAGACAGCCAAGGTTGGGCGGATGAGATTGATGTTGAGGTCTTGAGTGCTCAGCCCAGTGACAGCTTTTTGGCCACCAGTTGGAATAACTGGGGTGATCCTAACGGTTCTTATAACGACGGGGTGTTCCATGCCGGTACACAACTGAGCTTGGCAAGTTACGATTACACCGCGTGGCAAACCTATACGATTCGTTGGTTCTCTGATCGAGTCGAGTGGTATTTGAACGGCACTTTGGTCAAACAGACTGACAGTCCCGTGCCTGATTTGGCCATGTCCATTCGCAGTAATTTTTGGGCGGCAGACAGTAATTGGTCACAGGCCTATGGTCCTGCGTTGATGGCCACTTCCGATAGTAGCTTGAATCAGCATTATCGTTATGACCTTGATTACATTAAAGTCAGCCGGATTAACTCCAGTGCAGTGGTCGATGTGCCTCTGAATGCGTTGGAGGTGTCTCGGGTTACAACGTCCAGTTGGAGCAGCGGTTATTGTGAAAAGGTAACGGTACAAAATCCAGACAGCCGCAGCCGAGATTGGACTATTGATCTGCTGGTGAACGGTACTTTGAGTAATGCTTGGAGTGCGAATGTGCAGATGCTGGAAGAAGGTGTACTGCAAGCGCAAGGTTTTGGCTTGACAGCTGGGGCATCAACAAGCTTTGGTTACTGCATTAAAAAACCGGTGCGTCAGGTCTCGAACAGCGAGCTGATTATTACTCGGGATGTGTTTGCAGATTGGGGTAGCGGTTACTGTGAAAAAATCACGGTAAAAAACCCGAATGATATTTTAGCGATTTGGACGGTTTCTCTGCCGATTGAGGGTGTCATCAGCACCTATTGGAGTTCCAATATGGTGCAAACGGGCGGCCAAGTGGAGATCACGGGGTTGACATGGAATGAACGTCTCAATCCCTTATCTTCAACGAAGGTGGGTTTCTGTGCCAAACGTTGA
- the dksA gene encoding RNA polymerase-binding protein DksA encodes MATRNATSNTSAPQPYDLKEGEEYMNESQREHFRDILLKWKKELMEEVDRTVDHMQDDATNFPDPIDRAAQEEEFSLELRTRDRERKLLKKISKTLDNIKKDEYGYCEACGIEIGIRRLEARPTATQCIDCKTLAEIRERQSA; translated from the coding sequence ATGGCAACCAGAAACGCAACAAGCAACACCTCAGCACCTCAACCCTACGATCTTAAAGAGGGTGAGGAGTACATGAACGAATCACAAAGAGAACACTTCCGCGACATTTTGCTTAAGTGGAAAAAAGAGCTAATGGAAGAGGTAGACCGCACCGTCGATCACATGCAAGACGACGCGACCAACTTCCCCGACCCCATTGATCGTGCCGCCCAAGAGGAGGAGTTCAGCCTCGAACTGCGTACCCGCGACCGCGAACGCAAACTGCTGAAAAAAATCTCCAAAACCTTGGACAACATCAAGAAAGACGAATACGGCTACTGCGAAGCCTGTGGTATTGAGATCGGCATTCGTCGCTTGGAAGCGCGCCCCACCGCCACTCAATGCATCGACTGCAAAACCTTAGCAGAGATCCGCGAGCGGCAATCGGCTTAG
- a CDS encoding efflux RND transporter permease subunit: MPQLTDKNRRSGLAGWSIKHPIGVLMLTLATMVLGLFSLFQLHVNLLPELVYPDIRVRVLSPGVAANVMEQRITNQLEEQLAITEGVIAITSRSSEGRSAVDLSFAYGTDIDRALRDASTRLDRAKRFLPNNTEAPVIYKRDPSQIAVLEYVLSSDERSRVELSEWLENDFSNWFLNLAGVAATEVGGALQREILIQPDSLQLAELGLDLLSLQKQLQADLVEPQGGFLQLSERLIGTHLHAPLKSLAEIRQLPIRLKDGTLLPLATLATVIESQNDERLRIRLNGINGIKLSIQKQPQANSVAVADAVEMRLAELRQQNLLPSDIKIVKVADQARFVRLALNNASMTALSGALLAMLVVYLFLGDLRRTLIIGSAIPIAILITFILMSLADLSLNIMTLGGLALGIGLLVDNTIVMLENISRHQQEQKEEAALSASHEISGALLAATSTNLAAVLPFLFVGGLVGLLFRELIFTISAAILASLLVALTLVPALAAPLKQRQANPLARLIAWLLTRMQNGHQWALHRLLNLRWLVIPLFVIALAYSLPPLLNAKQSFLPKMDNGQISVSLSADPGTNLEAMDRLSQGVEKFLLQQPEVKNGFATIGGFVFGRSQYQSPNRTSIQLQLKKGINSQQWIKQIKTQLKAKKRDFIGLKIRLRSRGIRGIRLSRGNNDLNLYLQGNDLETLSQLGDKAIALLKPIKGLKNLQHSAEERHQELTLIINRQRAAELGLSLETIGQTLQMALQGRAIGTLYQQGQAISIRLRLPASKLNDFDKLQQIRLLSPSHGSVTLDQLVTLTLSPTPAAIEHRQQRRVLEISASLNGDLSLEQALLQAKQSLQQLPLPKGYSLYDGGSLKTLQESQTMGQLMIGLALFLVLVVMAVQYESLRNPVVILLSVPFALIGVSLMMQQLNLPLSMPVWLGLIMLIGIVVNNAIVLLEQIELERQKGLLCQAAILLAARLRLRPILMTTLTTVIGMLPLALAWGEGSEMLRPLALTLVSGLSFSLLVSLLLVPLLYRVFAKTE; encoded by the coding sequence ATGCCCCAACTCACCGATAAAAACCGCCGCAGCGGACTGGCTGGCTGGTCCATCAAACACCCCATCGGCGTATTAATGCTGACCCTAGCCACAATGGTCTTAGGGCTGTTTTCCCTGTTTCAACTGCACGTCAACCTGCTTCCCGAACTGGTCTACCCCGACATTCGAGTCCGCGTGCTCTCCCCCGGCGTGGCCGCCAACGTCATGGAACAGCGCATCACCAATCAACTGGAAGAACAGCTCGCCATCACCGAAGGCGTTATCGCCATCACCTCCCGCAGCAGCGAAGGCCGCAGCGCCGTGGATCTCTCTTTTGCTTATGGCACCGACATTGACCGCGCCCTGCGTGATGCCAGCACCCGCTTGGATCGTGCCAAACGTTTTCTGCCCAACAACACCGAAGCGCCAGTGATCTACAAACGAGATCCCTCCCAAATTGCCGTTTTAGAGTACGTGCTCAGCTCTGACGAACGCAGTCGCGTTGAGTTGAGTGAATGGCTGGAAAACGACTTCTCCAACTGGTTTTTAAACCTAGCGGGGGTGGCCGCCACCGAAGTCGGCGGCGCGCTGCAACGAGAGATCTTAATTCAACCGGACAGCCTCCAACTGGCGGAGCTGGGTCTGGATCTGCTCAGCCTGCAAAAACAACTGCAAGCGGATTTAGTCGAACCCCAAGGGGGCTTTTTACAGCTCAGCGAACGTCTGATCGGCACCCATCTGCACGCCCCGTTGAAGAGTTTGGCCGAAATCCGTCAACTGCCCATTCGACTCAAAGACGGCACACTGCTGCCTCTGGCAACCTTGGCGACCGTGATTGAAAGTCAAAATGATGAACGTCTGCGCATTCGACTCAACGGCATCAATGGCATCAAGCTCTCAATCCAAAAACAGCCGCAAGCCAACAGCGTGGCGGTGGCCGATGCAGTGGAAATGCGCCTTGCCGAGCTGCGCCAACAAAACCTGCTGCCAAGCGACATCAAAATCGTCAAAGTCGCCGACCAAGCGAGGTTTGTGCGTCTGGCGTTGAACAACGCCAGCATGACCGCCTTGAGTGGCGCACTGCTGGCCATGTTGGTGGTTTATCTGTTTCTCGGTGATCTGCGCCGCACCCTGATCATCGGCAGCGCCATTCCCATTGCCATTCTGATCACCTTCATCCTCATGAGTCTGGCCGATTTGAGCCTCAACATCATGACCCTCGGCGGTCTGGCCTTGGGCATCGGACTATTGGTGGACAACACCATCGTCATGCTGGAAAACATCAGCCGCCACCAGCAAGAACAGAAAGAAGAGGCCGCCCTCAGCGCCAGCCACGAAATCAGCGGCGCTCTGCTGGCCGCCACCAGCACCAACTTAGCCGCAGTGCTGCCCTTTCTGTTTGTTGGCGGACTGGTGGGGCTGCTGTTTCGAGAGCTGATCTTCACCATCTCCGCCGCCATTCTCGCCTCCCTGTTGGTGGCGCTGACGCTGGTTCCCGCACTGGCCGCACCGCTCAAACAGCGTCAAGCCAACCCCTTAGCCCGCCTCATCGCTTGGCTGCTAACGCGAATGCAAAACGGCCACCAGTGGGCGTTACACAGACTGTTGAATCTGCGCTGGCTGGTTATTCCCCTCTTTGTCATCGCCTTGGCCTACAGCCTGCCGCCGCTGCTAAACGCCAAACAGAGCTTTCTGCCCAAAATGGACAATGGGCAGATCTCCGTCAGCCTCAGCGCCGACCCTGGCACCAACCTCGAAGCGATGGATCGGCTCAGCCAAGGCGTTGAAAAATTTCTCTTACAGCAGCCCGAAGTAAAGAACGGTTTTGCCACCATCGGTGGTTTTGTCTTTGGTCGTTCTCAATACCAATCTCCCAACCGCACCAGCATCCAACTGCAATTGAAAAAAGGCATCAACAGCCAGCAATGGATTAAACAGATCAAGACACAGCTAAAAGCGAAAAAACGCGATTTTATCGGCCTGAAAATTCGCCTGCGCAGCCGTGGTATTCGCGGCATCCGCCTCAGTCGGGGCAACAACGACCTGAACCTCTATCTGCAAGGCAACGATCTGGAAACCCTTTCTCAACTGGGCGATAAAGCCATCGCCTTATTAAAACCGATCAAGGGCTTGAAAAACCTGCAACACAGCGCCGAAGAACGTCATCAAGAACTGACTCTGATCATCAACCGACAACGGGCAGCAGAACTGGGGCTGAGCCTCGAAACCATCGGCCAAACCTTACAGATGGCGTTGCAAGGTCGTGCCATCGGCACACTCTACCAACAGGGTCAAGCAATCAGCATCCGTCTGCGCCTGCCCGCCAGCAAGCTCAATGACTTCGATAAACTGCAACAGATTCGTCTGCTCAGCCCCAGCCACGGCTCCGTCACTCTGGATCAACTGGTTACACTCACCCTCTCACCCACCCCCGCCGCCATCGAACACCGTCAACAACGCCGCGTACTGGAAATCAGCGCCTCTCTAAATGGCGACCTGAGTCTGGAGCAGGCTCTATTGCAAGCCAAACAGAGCTTGCAACAACTGCCCCTACCCAAGGGCTACAGCCTCTACGACGGCGGCAGCCTGAAAACCCTGCAAGAGAGTCAAACCATGGGGCAGCTGATGATCGGCTTGGCGTTGTTTCTGGTCTTGGTGGTGATGGCGGTGCAGTACGAATCGCTGCGCAACCCAGTGGTGATTCTGCTCAGTGTGCCTTTTGCTCTGATTGGGGTCAGTTTAATGATGCAACAGCTCAACCTGCCCCTATCCATGCCCGTTTGGTTGGGGCTGATCATGCTCATCGGCATTGTGGTCAACAACGCCATCGTGCTGCTGGAGCAGATCGAATTGGAACGCCAAAAAGGCCTTCTCTGCCAAGCAGCCATTCTACTCGCCGCCCGCCTGCGTCTGCGCCCCATTCTAATGACCACCCTCACCACCGTCATCGGCATGTTGCCTCTGGCACTGGCGTGGGGTGAAGGCAGTGAAATGCTGCGACCACTGGCGCTGACGCTGGTTTCGGGCTTGAGCTTCTCACTGCTGGTCAGTTTATTGCTCGTTCCTCTGCTCTACCGTGTTTTTGCAAAAACAGAGTAA
- the bluB gene encoding 5,6-dimethylbenzimidazole synthase, whose product MNKTHRYSQAERDAIYRVIAERRDMRHFCDEAIAPELLRRLLEAAHQAPSVGLMQPWRLLRISDLSLRKQIHALVKEECQRTAEALGEQKNDFLKLKVEGIMQCAELLVAALPDGREKEIFGRRTLPEMDLASVACAIQNLWLAARAEGIGLGWVSLFDPLALAKLLHMPAGAKPVAILCLGYSDHVYSAPLLQLEGWREPRPLSDLLSENHWPKHTSQ is encoded by the coding sequence GTGAACAAAACACACCGTTACTCCCAAGCCGAACGCGATGCCATCTACCGTGTCATTGCAGAACGCCGCGACATGCGCCACTTTTGTGATGAAGCCATCGCCCCCGAACTGCTGCGCCGCCTGCTGGAAGCGGCACATCAAGCCCCCAGCGTCGGTTTAATGCAACCGTGGCGACTGCTGCGCATCAGCGATCTTTCACTACGCAAGCAAATTCACGCGCTGGTAAAAGAGGAGTGCCAACGCACCGCCGAGGCACTGGGAGAACAAAAAAACGACTTTCTAAAGCTGAAAGTGGAGGGCATTATGCAGTGCGCGGAACTGTTGGTGGCCGCCCTGCCCGATGGGCGAGAAAAAGAGATCTTTGGCCGCCGTACCTTGCCTGAAATGGATCTGGCCTCCGTGGCCTGTGCGATTCAAAACCTCTGGTTGGCAGCCCGTGCAGAGGGCATCGGGCTGGGCTGGGTGTCGCTGTTTGACCCCCTCGCCTTGGCAAAATTGCTGCACATGCCCGCCGGTGCCAAGCCGGTGGCGATTCTCTGTTTGGGCTACAGCGATCACGTCTACTCAGCCCCACTGCTGCAACTGGAAGGCTGGCGTGAACCGCGCCCACTAAGCGACCTGTTAAGCGAAAACCACTGGCCTAAACACACCAGCCAATAA
- a CDS encoding DUF4276 family protein — translation MHFEVLVEDQSGGKALEILLPKMIDHQHTFKIHTYNGIGRIPKKSSGKFDPKKRSLLNQLPQLLRGYGKTFSDYPNDCPAAVIVVCDLDDKCLKAFHKELLTVLNACNPKPETRFCLAIEEGEAWFLGDIAAIKQAYPNAKEAVLKGYKNDAICGTWERLADAVFSGGAKALVKQRATGTEKFAWAEKITPHMNVDNNCSESFCYFRDKVRELAGSV, via the coding sequence ATGCATTTTGAGGTCTTGGTGGAAGATCAGTCGGGTGGCAAAGCCCTTGAAATTTTGTTGCCAAAAATGATTGATCATCAGCACACGTTTAAAATTCATACCTACAACGGTATTGGCCGAATTCCGAAAAAATCCAGTGGCAAATTTGATCCAAAAAAACGCAGTTTGTTAAATCAGCTACCGCAGTTGTTGCGCGGATATGGCAAAACCTTTTCGGATTACCCAAACGATTGTCCTGCTGCGGTGATTGTGGTTTGTGATCTGGATGATAAATGTTTAAAGGCGTTCCACAAAGAGTTACTGACGGTTTTAAATGCGTGTAATCCTAAGCCGGAGACTCGTTTTTGTCTTGCGATTGAAGAAGGTGAAGCGTGGTTTTTGGGTGATATTGCTGCGATCAAGCAAGCCTATCCAAATGCGAAAGAGGCGGTTTTGAAGGGCTATAAAAACGATGCCATCTGTGGCACTTGGGAGCGTTTGGCTGATGCGGTGTTTTCTGGTGGTGCTAAAGCGTTGGTGAAGCAACGTGCTACAGGGACGGAAAAATTCGCTTGGGCGGAGAAGATCACACCGCACATGAATGTGGATAATAACTGTTCTGAGAGTTTCTGTTATTTTCGGGATAAGGTGCGGGAGTTGGCGGGGTCGGTTTGA
- the gluQRS gene encoding tRNA glutamyl-Q(34) synthetase GluQRS yields MKQSVAGRFAPSPTGALHFGSLVAALGSYLSVHAKNGHWFVRIEDLDPPREQAGASQQILTLLEAYGFEWHGEVLYQSQRHTLYQAALEQLKQHNLIYACRCSRKQLQQRPCPCQTQQHPETDSALKLIVPDQTLHFQDQLCAHQQQNLAQEVGDVVLKRRDGLFAYQLAVVVDDDAQGITEVVRGADLLDNTLRQIYLQQQLGYPTPRYSHLPLVKNERGEKLSKQNLAPPLNKENALIELQRAWRFLYQQEIDTPLDTVTDFWLWALSERA; encoded by the coding sequence GTGAAACAGAGCGTTGCAGGTCGATTCGCACCCTCACCCACAGGAGCGTTGCATTTTGGCTCCTTGGTGGCGGCGCTGGGCAGTTACCTCAGCGTCCACGCTAAAAACGGTCATTGGTTTGTCCGCATTGAAGACCTTGATCCACCCCGTGAACAAGCCGGTGCAAGCCAGCAGATTCTCACTCTATTAGAAGCCTACGGTTTTGAGTGGCACGGCGAGGTTCTTTACCAAAGTCAACGTCACACCCTCTACCAAGCCGCTTTAGAACAACTCAAACAACACAACCTCATTTACGCCTGTCGATGCAGTCGCAAACAGCTTCAGCAACGCCCCTGTCCCTGCCAAACACAACAGCACCCCGAAACAGACAGCGCCTTAAAACTGATCGTTCCCGATCAAACCCTCCACTTTCAAGATCAACTCTGCGCTCATCAGCAGCAAAATTTAGCTCAAGAGGTCGGTGATGTTGTCCTCAAACGGCGCGACGGTCTGTTTGCTTATCAATTGGCGGTGGTAGTAGACGACGACGCTCAAGGCATCACAGAGGTGGTGCGTGGCGCAGACCTGCTCGACAACACCCTACGGCAGATTTATCTGCAACAGCAGCTTGGCTACCCCACGCCTCGTTACAGCCATCTGCCGCTGGTGAAAAACGAGCGCGGTGAAAAACTGAGCAAACAGAACCTCGCCCCACCACTGAATAAAGAGAATGCCTTGATTGAGTTGCAACGGGCTTGGCGCTTTCTTTATCAACAGGAAATTGATACCCCACTGGATACGGTTACTGATTTTTGGTTGTGGGCGTTAAGTGAACGGGCATAA